The DNA region GCGGGCCTGTCGGCCCCGCCGCGACCGAAAGGCACATGATGAGCCGGACCGCCCGGGTGGAGCGGATCACCAAGGAGACCAAGGTCCTGGTCGAGATCGACCTGGACGGCACCGGAGCGGCGGAGATCAGCACCGGGGTCGGCTTCTACGACCACATGCTGCACCAGATCGCCCGGCACGGCGGCTTCGACCTGACCGTCCAGACCGTGGGTGACCTGGAGATCGACGCTCACCACACGATGGAGGACACCGCGTTGGCGCTCGGCGCCGCGTTCGATCAGGCGCTGGGGGACAAGGCCGGCATCCGCCGGTACGGCTCGGCCACCGTCCCGATGGACGAGGTGCTGGTCCGGGCCGCCGTCGACCTGTCCGGTCGGCCGTACGTGGTGCACGACGAGCCGCTGCTGACCCCGTACATCGGGCCGGTCTACCCGACCAGCATGACCCGGCACATCTGGGAGTCCTTCGGCCAGGCGGCCCGGATCACCCTGCACGTGGACGTGCTGCGGGCGGCCCGTCCGGGGGGCCACCCGGACGCCCACCACGTGGTGGAGGCGCAGTTCAAGGCGGTGTCCCGGGCCCTGCGGGAGGCCACCGCGATCGATCCGCGCTCGGCCGGGGTCATCCCCAGCACGAAGGGTGCCCTGTGATGGCCGCCGGGCGGTACGGGCGGGGGTGGCGTCGATGAGCGGGATCCTGCCGACCCTGCTGCTGATCTTCGCCGGGGTGCTGGTGGGCGGGACCTGGTCCCTGCACCGGCAGGGCGCCCCGCGCGGGGCCGTCGTGGTCACCGCCCTGCTGGCGGTGCTGGCCACCGTGGCCGGGGTGTTGTGGCTGCTGCCCGGGGAGGGATCGTGACGGACCGCGACACCCCCCGGCCCCGGGTGGTGGTGCTCGACTACGGCTCGGGCAACCTGCGCTCCGCCGAGCGGGCCCTGGCCGCCGCCGGTGCCGAGGTCACCGTCACCGACGACCTGGCCGCCGCGGCCGACGCCGAAGGTCTGGTGGTGCCCGGGGTCGGTGCCTTCGCCGCCTGCATGGCCGGCATCGAGGCCCTGGGTGCCGGTCCGGTGATCGCCGGACGGGTAGCCGCCGGCCGTCCGGTGCTGGGCATCTGCGTGGGCATGCAGATCCTCTTCGAGTCCGGTGACGAACACGGGGTCGTCACCAAGGGACTGGGCCTGCTGCCCGGCAACGTCAGCCGGTTGCCGGCCGCCCGGCTGCCGCACATGGGCTGGAACACGGTCGAGCCGCCGGCCGGTTCGGTGCTGTTCGCCGGGTTGCCGACGGACAGTCGGTTCTACTTCGTCCACTCGTACGCCGTCTGCGACCCGGCCGCCCTGACCGCCGCCGGCGCTCGGGTGACCATCGCCCACCACGAGGCCGACTTCGTCGCCGCGGTGGAGCGGGGGCCGCTGTCGGCCGCCCAGTTCCACCCGGAGAAATCCGCCGACACCGGCGCCATGTTGCTGCGCAACTGGCTGGCCACACTCCCCACCGATGGCTGAACCGAACGGCCCGGCGTGGCCGGGCGGCCGGGTGCGGCGGGGGGCCCGGTGAGCAAGGAGCGGGCCCGTCGCCGGGCGGCCCGGGAGGCCGAGGCGGCGCGCAGACGGGTGGCCCGGGAACGGGCCATGGCCCGCCGGGCCCGCCGCCGGGCGCTGGTCCGGCGGATGGTGCCCACGGTGCGACGTGGGCGTACGGGACGCCTGCTGCGCTACTCCCGGAGGGAACGGGCCACCATCGCGGCGCTGACCCTGGCGATGATCACCCTGATCTGGGTGCTCGTACCGGACCTGGCGCTGCGTGTCGTGTTGATCGTGCTGTTGCTGCTCGTACTGCCGGTGATCGTGGTGATCGCCCTGGACCGCCGTTCCTGACTCTGGAAGGACAAAGACACGTGAGCCTCACTCTGTTGCCCGCCGTGGACGTCGCCGACGGCCAGGCCGTCCGGCTCGTGCAGGGCGCCGCAGGCAGCGAGACCACCTACGGTGACCCGTTGGAGGCCGCCCTGGCCTGGCAGCGGGACGGCGCCGAGTGGATCCACCTGGTCGACCTGGACGCGGCCTTCGGCCGGGGCTCCAACGCCGGACTGCTGGCCGAGGTGGTGCGTCGGCTCGACGTGCAGGTGGAGTTGTCCGGTGGCATCCGCGACGACGCCTCACTGCGGGCCGCCCTGGCCACCGGTGCGGCCCGGGTGAACATCGGCACCGCCGCCCTGGAGGACCCGCAGTGGTGCGACCGGATCTGCGGCGAGTACGGCGACCGGGTGGCGATCGGGCTGGACGTGCGGGGACGCACCCTGGCGGCCCGGGGCTGGACCCGCGACGGCGGTGACCTGTACGAGGTGCTGGAGCGCCTGGACAAGGCCGGTGCCGCCCGGTACGTGGTCACCGACATCACCAAGGACGGCACCATGCGGGGGCCGAACCTGGACCTGCTGCGGGAGGTCTGCTCCCGTACCGACGCCCCGGTGATCGCCTCCGGGGGTGTCTCGACCCTGGACGACCTGCGGGCCCTGGCCACCCTGGAACCCATCGGAGTCGAGGGTGTGATCGCCGGAAAGGCCCTCTACGCCGGTGCCTTCACGGTCGCCCAGGCCCTCCAGACCCTGGCCGAGCAGTAGGGCGAGCAGTAAGGAAGGGCCCCTTGTTAACGCCTGCGGTAGAGCAGGGGACCCCGGTTAACACCGCCGGCGGCCTCGGACGGGGGCGCAGCGGGTCCGAGGCGCGACGAAAGGCTGATGTCATGACGGTGGCGGTACGGGTGATCCCCTGTCTCGACGTGGACGCGGGTCGGGTGGTCAAGGGGGTGAACTTCCTCGACCTGCGCGACGCCGGTGATCCGGTCGAGTTGGCGGCGGCCTACGACCGGGCGGGCGCGGACGAGTTGACCTTCCTGGACGTGACCGCCTCCTCCAGTGACCGGGGCACCATGCTGGACGTGGTGCGGCGTACGGCCGAGTCGGTCTTCATCCCGTTGACCGTCGGCGGTGGGGTACGCGCGGTCGCCGACGTGGACACCCTGCTGCGCGCCGGAGCCGACAAGGTCGGGGTGAACACGGCAGCGATCGCCCGACCCGAGTTGATCGCCGAGATCGCCGACCGGTTCGGTCGGCAGGTGCTGGTGCTCTCCCTGGACGTACGACGGGCCCCGGCCGGCACCACCCCCAGCGGCTTCGAGGTCACCACCCACGGCGGCCGACGGGGCACCGGGCTGGACGCCGTGCAGTGGGCGCAGCGCGGCGCGGAGCTGGGCGCCGGGGAGATCCTGCTCAACTCCATGGACGCCGACGGCACCAAGGCGGGCTTCGACCTGGAACTCATCGGGGCGGTCCGCCGGGTGGTCGAGGTTCCCGTGGTGGCCAGCGGCGGCGCGGGCGAGGTGGCCCACTTCCCACCGGCGATCGGTGCCGGCGCCGACGCGGTGCTGGCGGCCAGTGTCTTCCACTTCGGGGAGCTGACCGTAGGCCAGGTCAAGGACGCCCTGCGCACGGCCGG from Micromonospora sp. NBC_01739 includes:
- the hisB gene encoding imidazoleglycerol-phosphate dehydratase HisB: MSRTARVERITKETKVLVEIDLDGTGAAEISTGVGFYDHMLHQIARHGGFDLTVQTVGDLEIDAHHTMEDTALALGAAFDQALGDKAGIRRYGSATVPMDEVLVRAAVDLSGRPYVVHDEPLLTPYIGPVYPTSMTRHIWESFGQAARITLHVDVLRAARPGGHPDAHHVVEAQFKAVSRALREATAIDPRSAGVIPSTKGAL
- the priA gene encoding bifunctional 1-(5-phosphoribosyl)-5-((5-phosphoribosylamino)methylideneamino)imidazole-4-carboxamide isomerase/phosphoribosylanthranilate isomerase PriA, whose product is MSLTLLPAVDVADGQAVRLVQGAAGSETTYGDPLEAALAWQRDGAEWIHLVDLDAAFGRGSNAGLLAEVVRRLDVQVELSGGIRDDASLRAALATGAARVNIGTAALEDPQWCDRICGEYGDRVAIGLDVRGRTLAARGWTRDGGDLYEVLERLDKAGAARYVVTDITKDGTMRGPNLDLLREVCSRTDAPVIASGGVSTLDDLRALATLEPIGVEGVIAGKALYAGAFTVAQALQTLAEQ
- the hisF gene encoding imidazole glycerol phosphate synthase subunit HisF — encoded protein: MTVAVRVIPCLDVDAGRVVKGVNFLDLRDAGDPVELAAAYDRAGADELTFLDVTASSSDRGTMLDVVRRTAESVFIPLTVGGGVRAVADVDTLLRAGADKVGVNTAAIARPELIAEIADRFGRQVLVLSLDVRRAPAGTTPSGFEVTTHGGRRGTGLDAVQWAQRGAELGAGEILLNSMDADGTKAGFDLELIGAVRRVVEVPVVASGGAGEVAHFPPAIGAGADAVLAASVFHFGELTVGQVKDALRTAGHPVR
- the hisH gene encoding imidazole glycerol phosphate synthase subunit HisH, producing MTDRDTPRPRVVVLDYGSGNLRSAERALAAAGAEVTVTDDLAAAADAEGLVVPGVGAFAACMAGIEALGAGPVIAGRVAAGRPVLGICVGMQILFESGDEHGVVTKGLGLLPGNVSRLPAARLPHMGWNTVEPPAGSVLFAGLPTDSRFYFVHSYAVCDPAALTAAGARVTIAHHEADFVAAVERGPLSAAQFHPEKSADTGAMLLRNWLATLPTDG